From the genome of Erythrobacter litoralis, one region includes:
- a CDS encoding MBL fold metallo-hydrolase, which translates to MMRARLGVSAALALALAMVMALALSGPTHGAAAEEPGASGQAACLRELVVLGTGQDAGAPQIGHANDAGEPLLPTSLALVDREAGARYLFDATPAITRQLAALDSLEPPAQGLGIDGIFLTHAHIGHYFGLAWLGTEAAGARGVPVFAMPRMAGFLRANGPWSQLVDNGNITLVEMAEGAFTVLTDDFGVLPIRVPHRDEFSETVGFVIMTPDLRALYLPDIDSWETFEAQSPTSLQQLVAGVDYAFIDATFWDDGELGERDMSAVPHPRAKAVMERLSSLPDAERAKVRFIHMNHTNPLRDPASAQSRAVDAAGFAVARRGMRVCLSS; encoded by the coding sequence ATGATGCGGGCGAGGTTGGGCGTATCGGCGGCGCTGGCGCTGGCGCTGGCGATGGTGATGGCGCTGGCGCTGTCCGGGCCGACGCACGGCGCGGCGGCGGAGGAACCCGGCGCGAGCGGGCAGGCGGCCTGCCTGCGCGAACTCGTCGTGCTCGGGACGGGACAGGACGCGGGCGCGCCGCAGATCGGCCATGCGAACGATGCCGGCGAGCCCCTGCTGCCGACCTCGCTCGCCCTAGTCGACCGCGAGGCAGGGGCACGCTACCTGTTCGATGCGACCCCGGCGATCACCCGGCAGCTTGCCGCGCTCGATTCTCTCGAACCGCCGGCGCAGGGGCTGGGGATCGACGGGATCTTCCTTACCCACGCGCATATCGGGCATTATTTCGGCCTTGCATGGCTCGGCACCGAAGCCGCGGGCGCGCGCGGCGTGCCGGTCTTCGCGATGCCGCGCATGGCGGGTTTCCTGCGCGCCAACGGGCCGTGGAGCCAGCTGGTCGATAACGGCAACATCACGCTCGTCGAAATGGCGGAGGGGGCCTTCACCGTGCTGACCGACGATTTCGGCGTGCTGCCGATCCGCGTGCCCCATCGCGACGAGTTTTCGGAAACCGTCGGCTTCGTCATCATGACGCCGGACCTGCGCGCGCTCTACCTGCCCGACATCGACAGCTGGGAGACGTTCGAGGCGCAGTCCCCGACCAGCCTCCAGCAGCTCGTCGCGGGGGTGGACTACGCCTTCATCGACGCGACCTTCTGGGATGACGGTGAACTGGGCGAGCGCGACATGAGCGCGGTGCCGCATCCGCGGGCGAAGGCTGTCATGGAGCGGCTGTCATCCCTGCCCGATGCCGAACGGGCCAAGGTCCGCTTCATCCACATGAACCACACCAATCCGCTGCGCGATCCCGCCAGCGCCCAGAGCCGTGCGGTCGATGCTGCGGGCTTTGCTGTGGCGCGACGGGGGATGCGGGTCTGCCTTTCGTCCTAG
- a CDS encoding EthD domain-containing protein gives MIRITYCLHRLPALTREEFQRYWRGTHAPLVAAASEALGIRRYVQQHTLTSDMARRFASAQGIPCGEGEDYDGVAEIWFDSEEALARVGESEEGRRHAAILAADEARFIHFERSRYFFSAASEVIV, from the coding sequence ATGATCCGCATCACCTATTGCCTCCACCGCCTGCCCGCGCTCACCCGCGAGGAATTCCAGCGCTACTGGCGCGGCACCCACGCCCCGCTGGTCGCGGCGGCGAGCGAGGCGCTCGGCATCCGGCGCTATGTCCAGCAGCACACGCTGACGAGCGACATGGCCCGCCGCTTCGCCAGCGCCCAGGGCATCCCCTGCGGCGAGGGCGAAGACTATGACGGCGTCGCGGAAATCTGGTTCGACAGCGAAGAGGCGCTCGCCCGCGTGGGCGAAAGCGAGGAAGGGCGCCGCCACGCCGCCATCCTTGCCGCGGACGAGGCGCGGTTCATCCATTTCGAGCGCAGTCGCTATTTCTTCAGCGCGGCCAGCGAAGTGATCGTGTAG
- a CDS encoding DUF6491 family protein: MQIMRDSSLPRLAFRALAAACCAAVIAAFAPLEERGSSAIAADAEGGRDCFFPRNVTGFRNAPEGPDGASRIYVDVRASDTFLFELFSRCGELAFARSIAFDTSAGVGRVCRGLEVDLIVPDPNLGPQRCQVKMIRRLAPG, translated from the coding sequence ATGCAAATCATGCGCGATTCCAGCCTTCCCCGTCTCGCCTTTCGCGCTCTCGCCGCTGCCTGCTGCGCCGCTGTCATCGCCGCCTTCGCGCCGTTGGAAGAACGCGGATCGAGCGCGATCGCAGCGGACGCGGAGGGCGGGCGCGACTGTTTCTTTCCGCGCAATGTCACCGGTTTCCGCAACGCGCCCGAAGGCCCGGACGGCGCGAGCCGGATCTATGTCGACGTCCGCGCAAGCGACACCTTCCTGTTCGAACTGTTCAGCCGCTGCGGCGAGCTTGCCTTCGCCCGCTCGATCGCGTTCGACACCAGCGCTGGCGTCGGCCGGGTGTGCCGCGGGCTGGAAGTCGACCTGATCGTGCCCGACCCCAATCTCGGCCCGCAACGCTGCCAGGTGAAGATGATCCGCAGGCTCGCACCCGGCTAG
- a CDS encoding patatin-like phospholipase family protein: protein MTEKRFSTGPKAGDLAQIEAFAALSETALAALRDAAHLESVKGGELLVRHGDAAETLYLVASGRFHVQLPDGRVVAEIEAGEPIGELAFFAGGTRTADVRASRDSTVYALTREAYRKVSGQHREIADTILAEIARRLARTTASSAAMPARPGRVVALLPAGATRLPEGLAERLAEALGRHDSVRLVRESDCPAGLDPGSERFGDWIAELEGSAARILLRAGEAEDWNRAVARNADDLMLVAPLAEGGGALSPFEEYVLPLFLEHDRMLLLWRERSAQEIAGSARWLDPRAVKLHHHVALDDPGDIARVARFMAGRANGIVLAGGGALGCAHIGVMQALIENGVPIDFYGGTSAGAAMGGALAQGLTPSETLDQMEAMFISRRAMKRMTIPVHSLLDPRVFDAELRARYSEKDIADLPFNFLAVSTNLSTNRVHVHRRGPLWEAVRASGSLPTILPPFITGEGDVLVDGGVLDNLPVEIMRAAKAGPNVVVALRADAGAAWRIEARYGDVRTPARLARDLLLRRRPERAFPSLIEIMSRSMVVSSQGAVEAALAKADALVVPPIPQTMQILDWHLGREVAEAARRFTAGEIERRDDLAAMKAR, encoded by the coding sequence GTGACGGAAAAGCGGTTTTCGACGGGACCGAAGGCAGGCGATCTTGCGCAGATCGAGGCTTTCGCCGCGCTGAGCGAGACCGCGCTCGCCGCGCTGCGCGATGCGGCGCATCTTGAAAGCGTGAAAGGCGGCGAATTGCTCGTCCGTCACGGCGATGCGGCGGAGACGCTTTATCTCGTCGCCTCCGGGCGGTTTCACGTCCAGCTTCCCGATGGCCGCGTCGTGGCCGAGATCGAGGCGGGCGAGCCGATCGGCGAACTCGCCTTCTTCGCCGGCGGCACGCGCACCGCCGATGTCCGGGCGAGCCGCGACAGCACGGTCTATGCCCTCACCCGCGAGGCCTACCGCAAGGTCTCCGGGCAGCACCGCGAGATCGCCGACACGATTCTCGCCGAGATCGCCCGCCGCCTGGCGCGCACCACCGCCAGTTCCGCCGCCATGCCCGCGCGCCCTGGCCGGGTCGTCGCCCTGCTTCCCGCCGGGGCCACGCGCCTGCCCGAAGGCCTCGCCGAACGGCTCGCCGAAGCGCTCGGGCGCCATGACAGCGTGCGCCTCGTGCGCGAATCCGACTGCCCCGCAGGGCTCGATCCCGGGAGCGAGCGCTTCGGCGACTGGATCGCCGAGCTGGAGGGCAGCGCCGCGCGCATCCTGCTAAGGGCGGGCGAGGCGGAGGACTGGAACCGCGCCGTCGCGCGCAATGCCGACGACCTGATGCTGGTCGCCCCGCTGGCCGAAGGCGGCGGGGCGCTGTCCCCGTTCGAGGAATACGTCCTGCCGCTGTTCCTTGAACACGACCGGATGCTGCTGCTCTGGCGTGAGCGTTCGGCGCAGGAGATCGCGGGTTCGGCGCGCTGGCTCGATCCGCGCGCGGTCAAGCTGCACCATCATGTCGCGCTCGACGATCCTGGCGACATCGCGCGCGTCGCGCGCTTCATGGCGGGCCGCGCCAACGGCATCGTCCTGGCGGGCGGCGGGGCGCTGGGCTGCGCGCATATCGGCGTAATGCAGGCCCTCATCGAAAACGGCGTGCCGATCGATTTCTACGGCGGGACCAGCGCCGGGGCGGCGATGGGCGGCGCGCTCGCACAGGGGCTCACACCGAGCGAGACGCTCGACCAGATGGAGGCGATGTTCATTTCGCGCCGCGCGATGAAGCGGATGACGATTCCCGTCCATTCGCTGCTCGATCCGCGCGTCTTCGATGCGGAATTGCGGGCGCGCTATTCGGAAAAGGACATTGCCGACCTGCCGTTCAACTTCCTCGCCGTCTCGACCAACCTTTCGACCAACAGGGTCCATGTCCATCGCCGCGGCCCCTTGTGGGAGGCAGTGCGCGCGTCCGGTTCGCTGCCGACGATCCTGCCGCCCTTCATCACCGGGGAAGGCGACGTGCTCGTCGATGGCGGCGTGCTCGACAATCTGCCGGTGGAGATCATGCGCGCGGCCAAGGCCGGGCCGAACGTGGTGGTCGCGCTGCGCGCCGATGCCGGGGCGGCGTGGCGGATCGAGGCGCGCTATGGCGACGTGCGCACCCCTGCCCGGCTTGCTCGCGACCTTCTCCTCAGGCGCAGGCCCGAGCGCGCCTTTCCAAGCCTGATCGAGATCATGTCGCGTTCCATGGTGGTGTCTTCGCAGGGTGCGGTCGAAGCCGCGCTTGCAAAGGCCGATGCGCTGGTCGTCCCGCCGATACCGCAGACCATGCAGATCCTCGACTGGCATCTGGGGCGCGAGGTCGCCGAGGCCGCGCGCCGTTTCACCGCCGGGGAGATCGAGCGCCGGGATGATCTTGCCGCGATGAAGGCGCGCTGA
- a CDS encoding HPF/RaiA family ribosome-associated protein — translation MQFQFNSNSSVMGTENVAERIEEMVRQKLARYEERLTRVEVHVADENGSKHGADDKHCTIEARPRGGKPIGVTEKAAKVDDAARKAANTLAQRLERHFGKGEKHRHEPRPDKVL, via the coding sequence ATGCAGTTCCAGTTCAATTCCAACAGTTCCGTCATGGGGACCGAAAATGTCGCCGAGCGGATCGAGGAGATGGTCCGCCAGAAGCTCGCCCGCTACGAGGAACGTCTGACGCGCGTCGAGGTCCATGTAGCCGACGAGAACGGCTCCAAGCATGGCGCGGACGACAAGCATTGCACGATCGAGGCCCGCCCGCGCGGCGGCAAGCCGATTGGCGTGACCGAAAAGGCGGCCAAGGTCGACGACGCCGCGCGCAAGGCCGCGAACACGCTCGCCCAGCGGCTCGAACGGCATTTCGGCAAGGGTGAGAAGCACAGGCACGAACCGCGCCCGGACAAGGTGCTGTAA
- a CDS encoding c-type heme family protein, whose product MAARSAPIAQRFAADLRMQLQSALEAGGPKNAVSVCRDVAPALAEAASQESGAEIRRIAARNRNPEGSVPGEMQGRYDALAEAPMAGGAPARRIWRAEDGKVHFMSAIPMAEQPCSTCHGRDIDPDLAAHIVSLYPEDAATGFAPGTLRGALLISWPAGSLGA is encoded by the coding sequence GTGGCCGCGCGATCCGCGCCCATCGCGCAGCGTTTCGCCGCCGATCTCAGGATGCAATTGCAAAGCGCGCTCGAAGCGGGCGGGCCGAAAAACGCGGTGAGCGTGTGCCGCGACGTCGCGCCCGCCTTGGCCGAGGCCGCGTCGCAGGAAAGCGGGGCCGAAATCCGCCGTATCGCCGCGCGCAACCGCAATCCCGAGGGCAGCGTGCCCGGCGAAATGCAGGGACGATATGACGCGCTCGCCGAAGCGCCGATGGCAGGCGGCGCGCCGGCCAGGCGCATCTGGCGCGCCGAGGACGGCAAGGTCCATTTCATGAGCGCGATCCCGATGGCCGAACAACCCTGTTCGACCTGCCATGGCCGCGACATCGACCCCGATCTAGCCGCCCATATCGTGAGCCTCTATCCCGAGGATGCCGCGACCGGCTTCGCGCCCGGAACCTTGCGCGGCGCGCTGCTCATATCGTGGCCCGCCGGGAGCTTAGGCGCATGA
- a CDS encoding alpha/beta hydrolase family protein produces MTRITRITLFAAALTASVSLAATAAHARPMTPEDVAKIEALGAFAVSPDGKRIAYTTGSRPDVTEGEDDGGYRGELKIATGPGEARAYLPADISPGQVAFTPDGSMVTFLWAKGDDDTAVWGVPVAGGTYEKLAAVPGTGVRSYEIAPDGSTIYMLAGPGEDEQRTAEAEGGFDAKVYEEEFRPARMFAAQLGGGLDEAPREIALPGFVSAFDVSPDGTRALVQTAPTPLVDDSYTKMRVNLIDLASGDVTAIVETPGKIGDVEWAGDGSQLSLIAGVDMNDPAATTLHLVDASSGTYRALNAGAAEAAVDAEWLESGRLAAVIHVGTEARLRLYDADGSVAQEYDPGELILTRIEAAGGTLAVAADTPRHPSELFVWKDGAFERWTTHNPWLAEIDFGTQRTYTYTAADGQEIEGVLIEPVGGAPAGGAPTIMNIHGGPEAHESNGWQTAYSKPGQVAAGQGYAVFLPNYRGSTGYGVAFAKQHQGNYTDPEFRDIVDAKRALVAEGIADPDRTGITGGSYGGYASGWGATYYSDEFAASVMFVGISNQVSKFGTGDIPYEMYNVHSRAWPWDDWLGMLEVSPVYHVDKANTPILIMHGEEDTRVNPGQSLELYRSLKVRKPEVPVRLVFYPGEGHGNQGAAARYDYNLRMMRWFDTYLKTGDRRAPLPDPRPQLAEGAAGA; encoded by the coding sequence ATGACCCGCATCACCCGCATCACCCTTTTCGCCGCCGCGCTCACCGCGTCCGTCTCGCTCGCCGCCACGGCAGCCCATGCCCGGCCGATGACGCCGGAGGACGTGGCAAAGATCGAAGCGCTTGGCGCGTTCGCGGTCTCGCCCGACGGCAAGCGCATCGCCTACACCACCGGATCGCGTCCCGACGTCACCGAGGGCGAGGACGATGGCGGCTATCGCGGCGAATTGAAGATCGCGACCGGCCCGGGAGAGGCGCGCGCCTATCTGCCCGCCGATATCAGCCCCGGACAGGTCGCCTTCACTCCCGACGGTTCGATGGTGACCTTCCTCTGGGCAAAGGGCGATGACGACACCGCCGTGTGGGGCGTGCCGGTAGCGGGCGGGACCTATGAAAAGCTTGCCGCGGTGCCGGGGACGGGCGTGCGCTCCTACGAGATCGCGCCCGATGGTTCGACGATCTACATGCTGGCAGGCCCCGGCGAGGACGAACAGCGCACCGCCGAGGCCGAGGGCGGCTTCGACGCGAAGGTCTACGAGGAGGAATTCCGGCCCGCACGCATGTTCGCAGCCCAGCTGGGCGGAGGCCTCGACGAGGCCCCGCGCGAGATCGCCCTGCCCGGCTTTGTCAGCGCTTTCGACGTGTCGCCCGACGGCACGCGCGCTCTCGTCCAGACCGCGCCGACGCCGCTGGTCGACGACAGCTACACCAAGATGCGCGTCAATCTCATCGACCTCGCCAGCGGCGATGTGACTGCAATCGTCGAAACGCCGGGCAAGATCGGCGATGTCGAATGGGCGGGAGACGGTTCGCAATTGTCGCTCATCGCCGGCGTCGACATGAACGATCCGGCGGCGACGACGCTGCATCTCGTCGATGCTTCCTCCGGGACCTACCGCGCGCTCAATGCGGGCGCGGCCGAAGCGGCGGTGGATGCCGAATGGCTCGAAAGCGGGCGGCTCGCCGCGGTCATCCATGTCGGGACCGAGGCGCGATTGAGGCTTTACGATGCCGATGGCAGCGTCGCGCAGGAATACGATCCGGGCGAACTCATCCTCACCCGGATCGAGGCGGCGGGCGGCACATTGGCGGTCGCCGCCGACACGCCACGCCACCCCAGCGAGCTGTTCGTGTGGAAGGACGGCGCCTTCGAACGCTGGACGACGCACAATCCGTGGCTTGCCGAAATCGACTTCGGCACGCAGCGCACCTACACCTACACCGCAGCCGACGGGCAGGAAATCGAAGGCGTGCTGATCGAGCCGGTCGGCGGGGCGCCGGCGGGCGGCGCGCCGACGATCATGAACATTCACGGCGGGCCCGAGGCGCATGAAAGCAATGGCTGGCAGACCGCCTATTCCAAGCCTGGACAGGTCGCGGCGGGACAGGGCTATGCCGTGTTCCTGCCCAATTATCGCGGCTCGACCGGATACGGCGTCGCCTTTGCCAAGCAGCACCAGGGTAATTACACCGACCCCGAATTCCGCGACATCGTCGATGCGAAACGCGCACTGGTCGCCGAAGGCATCGCTGATCCCGACCGCACCGGGATCACCGGCGGTTCCTATGGCGGCTATGCGTCAGGCTGGGGCGCGACCTATTATTCCGACGAATTCGCCGCGAGCGTGATGTTCGTCGGCATCTCCAACCAGGTGTCGAAGTTCGGCACGGGCGACATCCCTTACGAGATGTACAACGTCCACTCGCGCGCCTGGCCGTGGGACGACTGGCTCGGCATGCTCGAAGTCTCGCCGGTCTATCATGTCGACAAGGCGAACACGCCGATCCTCATCATGCACGGCGAAGAGGACACGCGGGTCAATCCGGGCCAGAGCCTTGAGCTTTATCGCAGCCTCAAGGTGAGGAAACCCGAGGTTCCCGTGCGCCTCGTCTTCTACCCGGGCGAAGGCCACGGCAATCAGGGCGCTGCGGCGCGGTACGACTACAATCTGCGGATGATGCGCTGGTTCGACACCTATCTGAAGACCGGCGACCGCCGCGCGCCGCTGCCCGATCCGCGCCCGCAGCTGGCCGAAGGAGCTGCCGGGGCCTAG
- a CDS encoding DUF3833 family protein, translating into MSWRTGIAAVMAPLALIGCASTPQEGFDPIARAEAPYFDPMVFFLGESVGRGELSKLLSGTVPVRVESAGRMLRPGVLELVQVVTEGDKAPRTRRWEIRKAGEGRWEGTLTDADGLVELYAKGNLLTIQYRMDGNYDVTQRLTLAPDGRSAYNELKVELLGATVAVLAEEIVKTS; encoded by the coding sequence ATGAGTTGGCGCACAGGCATTGCCGCCGTGATGGCCCCGCTCGCGCTGATCGGCTGCGCCTCGACGCCGCAGGAAGGCTTCGATCCCATCGCGCGCGCCGAGGCGCCCTATTTCGACCCGATGGTGTTCTTCCTCGGCGAAAGCGTGGGACGAGGCGAGCTTTCCAAGCTGCTGTCCGGCACGGTCCCGGTGCGGGTCGAGAGCGCCGGACGGATGCTGCGCCCCGGCGTGCTCGAACTGGTGCAGGTGGTGACCGAGGGCGACAAGGCCCCGCGCACGCGCCGCTGGGAGATCAGGAAGGCGGGCGAGGGGCGCTGGGAGGGCACGCTGACCGACGCCGACGGGCTGGTCGAGCTTTATGCCAAGGGGAACCTGCTGACGATCCAGTACCGCATGGACGGCAATTACGACGTGACCCAGCGGCTGACCTTGGCCCCGGACGGGCGGAGCGCCTACAACGAGCTGAAGGTGGAATTGCTCGGCGCGACTGTCGCGGTGCTGGCTGAGGAGATCGTGAAGACGTCGTGA
- a CDS encoding MipA/OmpV family protein has product MKSPRSVFPPLSSTLALVAALAVPAGAKTSTAAETREAPALAAEPVAASPVLISASAHDAFDLAEGREGSAKEPQGSQDQGQQQGQPQGQQQGPGQDRMPTGMQGMKPVFDNNWVTLGVGVGMVPSYAGSDDYIAFPLPLVVGRLGGIGLTPNGPGITLNLLSQRTVPGQPGGTTFQFGPAFRIRNDRNARISDEVVEAAGKLDVAAEVGANAGVNFPRVLNRFDNLTLSTQVRWDILGAHDGMLIEPNIGYTTPLGRATVINLQAGLQFVDDSFADYYYSVSPDQAAASGLPQFRADGGLNSAGLTAIVNYDLSGNSLDGGFSIYGVFGYSRLFGDGEDTPYTSLRGDPNQFLGGIGVGYTF; this is encoded by the coding sequence GTGAAGTCCCCCAGATCCGTATTCCCGCCGCTTTCCAGCACGCTCGCGCTCGTCGCCGCCCTCGCCGTGCCGGCCGGGGCGAAGACCTCCACCGCTGCCGAAACGCGCGAGGCCCCGGCGCTTGCCGCAGAGCCCGTCGCGGCGAGCCCCGTGCTGATTTCGGCGAGCGCACATGACGCCTTCGACCTCGCGGAGGGCCGCGAAGGGAGCGCGAAGGAACCGCAGGGGTCCCAGGATCAGGGCCAGCAGCAGGGTCAACCGCAGGGTCAGCAGCAGGGCCCCGGGCAGGACCGGATGCCCACCGGGATGCAGGGCATGAAACCGGTCTTCGACAACAATTGGGTGACGCTGGGCGTGGGCGTCGGGATGGTGCCGAGCTATGCCGGTTCGGACGATTACATCGCCTTTCCGCTGCCGCTGGTCGTCGGTCGGCTGGGCGGGATCGGTCTTACGCCCAACGGGCCGGGCATCACGCTCAATTTGCTTTCGCAGCGCACGGTCCCGGGCCAGCCGGGCGGGACCACCTTCCAGTTCGGGCCGGCCTTCCGCATCCGCAACGATCGCAATGCGCGGATTTCGGACGAGGTCGTCGAAGCGGCGGGCAAGCTCGATGTCGCGGCCGAAGTCGGCGCCAATGCGGGGGTGAACTTTCCGCGCGTTCTCAACCGTTTCGACAACCTGACCCTTTCGACGCAGGTGCGCTGGGACATTCTCGGCGCGCATGACGGGATGCTGATCGAGCCGAATATCGGCTACACCACGCCGCTCGGCCGGGCGACCGTCATCAACCTGCAGGCGGGCCTGCAATTCGTCGACGACAGTTTCGCCGACTATTACTATTCCGTCAGCCCCGATCAGGCCGCCGCCAGCGGCCTGCCGCAATTCCGCGCCGATGGCGGGCTCAACAGTGCCGGGCTGACCGCGATCGTGAATTACGATCTCAGCGGCAATTCGCTTGACGGGGGATTCAGCATTTACGGCGTGTTCGGCTATTCGCGCCTGTTCGGCGATGGCGAGGACACGCCCTACACCTCGCTGCGGGGCGATCCGAACCAGTTCCTCGGCGGGATCGGCGTGGGTTATACCTTCTGA
- the thiC gene encoding phosphomethylpyrimidine synthase ThiC has product MADINSPVEIGVTTGPIRGSRKIHVGARTGSGVRVAMREIMLEGGEDPVRVYDTSGPYTDPKANIDIHAGLPSLRRDWIMGRGDVEEYDGREVKPEDNGQLGPDRSGGVAQFPNVVKRPLRAKAGGNVSQMHYARQGIITPEMEYVAERENLGREIAKDLIRDGESWGAEIPDYITPEFVRSEVARGRAIIPSNINHPESEPMAIGRNFLVKINANIGNSAVASDVAQEVEKMVWATRWGADTIMDLSTGRNIHDTREWIIRNSPVPIGTVPIYQALEKVGGVAEDLTWEIFRDTLIEQAEQGVDYFTIHAGVRLPFVPMAAKRVTGIVSRGGSIMAKWCLAHHKESFLYEHFDEITEIMKAYDIAYSLGDGLRPGSIADANDEAQFAELYTLGELTKRAWEQDVQVMIEGPGHVPMHKIKENMEKQLAACGEAPFYTLGPLVTDIAPGYDHITSGIGAAQIGWYGTAMLCYVTPKEHLGLPDRDDVKVGVVTYKLAAHAADLAKGHPAAQVRDDALSKARFEFRWRDQFNLSLDPDTAEQYHDQTLPAEGAKTAHFCSMCGPKFCSMKISQEVRDFAAKQNSDPDSFLAATSPEAVEEAEKGMEEMSRLYDEKGRRLYLPEDAAE; this is encoded by the coding sequence ATGGCCGACATCAATTCACCCGTCGAAATCGGCGTCACCACCGGCCCGATCCGCGGCAGCCGCAAGATCCATGTCGGCGCGCGCACCGGCAGCGGCGTGCGCGTCGCCATGCGAGAGATCATGCTCGAAGGGGGCGAGGATCCGGTGCGGGTCTATGACACGTCCGGCCCGTATACCGATCCCAAAGCGAATATCGACATCCACGCGGGCCTGCCTTCGCTGCGGCGCGACTGGATCATGGGCCGCGGCGATGTCGAGGAATATGACGGCCGCGAGGTCAAGCCCGAGGATAACGGCCAGCTTGGTCCCGACCGTTCGGGCGGCGTCGCGCAATTCCCCAATGTCGTCAAACGCCCGCTGCGCGCGAAAGCGGGCGGCAATGTCTCGCAGATGCATTATGCAAGGCAGGGCATCATCACGCCCGAGATGGAATATGTCGCCGAGCGCGAGAATCTCGGCCGCGAAATCGCCAAGGACCTGATCCGCGACGGCGAAAGCTGGGGCGCGGAAATCCCGGATTACATCACCCCCGAATTCGTTCGCAGCGAAGTCGCCCGGGGCCGCGCGATCATCCCGTCCAACATCAACCACCCCGAATCCGAACCGATGGCGATCGGGCGCAATTTCCTCGTCAAGATCAACGCCAATATCGGCAATTCCGCCGTGGCCTCGGACGTGGCGCAGGAAGTGGAAAAGATGGTCTGGGCGACCCGCTGGGGCGCGGACACGATCATGGATCTGTCGACGGGCCGGAACATCCACGACACCCGCGAATGGATCATCAGGAACTCGCCCGTGCCGATCGGGACCGTGCCGATCTACCAGGCGCTGGAGAAAGTCGGCGGCGTCGCCGAGGACCTGACCTGGGAAATCTTCCGCGACACGCTGATCGAACAGGCCGAACAGGGCGTCGACTATTTCACCATCCATGCGGGCGTGCGCCTGCCCTTCGTGCCGATGGCGGCGAAGCGCGTGACCGGGATCGTGTCGCGCGGCGGCTCGATCATGGCGAAATGGTGCCTTGCCCATCACAAGGAAAGCTTCCTCTACGAGCATTTCGACGAGATCACCGAGATCATGAAGGCGTACGACATCGCCTATTCGCTCGGCGACGGGCTGCGCCCCGGATCGATCGCGGATGCCAATGACGAAGCCCAGTTCGCCGAACTCTACACTCTGGGCGAACTGACCAAGCGCGCCTGGGAACAGGACGTGCAGGTGATGATCGAAGGGCCGGGCCATGTTCCCATGCACAAGATCAAGGAGAACATGGAAAAGCAGCTCGCCGCCTGCGGCGAGGCGCCGTTCTACACGTTGGGTCCGCTCGTCACCGATATTGCGCCGGGATACGATCACATCACCTCCGGCATCGGCGCGGCGCAGATCGGCTGGTACGGCACCGCGATGCTCTGTTACGTCACGCCCAAGGAGCATCTGGGCCTGCCCGATCGCGACGACGTAAAGGTGGGGGTCGTGACCTACAAGCTCGCCGCCCACGCGGCGGATCTTGCCAAGGGCCACCCGGCGGCGCAGGTTCGCGACGATGCGCTTTCCAAGGCGCGGTTCGAGTTCCGCTGGCGCGACCAGTTCAACCTCAGCCTCGACCCCGACACGGCCGAGCAATATCACGACCAGACCCTGCCCGCCGAAGGCGCCAAGACCGCGCATTTCTGCTCGATGTGCGGGCCGAAATTCTGCTCGATGAAGATCAGCCAGGAAGTGCGCGATTTCGCCGCGAAGCAGAATTCGGACCCCGACAGCTTCCTTGCCGCGACCTCGCCCGAGGCTGTCGAGGAGGCGGAGAAGGGCATGGAGGAGATGAGCAGGCTCTACGACGAAAAGGGCCGCCGCCTCTATCTGCCCGAAGACGCGGCCGAATAG
- a CDS encoding cold-shock protein produces the protein MAKTGTVKFFNTDKGYGFIQPDDGSGDSFVHITAVHAAGMQTLDREQRLNYEVEVGRNGKESAINLVAAD, from the coding sequence ATGGCCAAGACTGGCACCGTGAAATTCTTCAACACCGACAAGGGCTATGGCTTCATCCAGCCCGACGACGGTTCGGGCGACAGCTTCGTCCACATCACCGCCGTTCATGCCGCCGGCATGCAGACGCTCGATCGCGAACAGCGCCTCAATTACGAGGTCGAAGTCGGCCGCAACGGCAAGGAAAGCGCGATCAACCTCGTCGCGGCGGACTAA